A stretch of the Kroppenstedtia eburnea genome encodes the following:
- the lysS gene encoding lysine--tRNA ligase, producing the protein MVIMNQEEELNELLQVRRDKLNILRERGIDPFGRKFERTDTARGILDAFDALSKEEIEEKQQAVVIAGRLVAKRKQGKASFAHLQDQTGRIQIYVRKDEVGEEDYETFSTADLGDWLGISGIVFKTNRGETSVKAAELTFLSKSLRPLPEKFHGLKDVELRYRKRYLDLIMNPEVKNTFITRSRIISTIRRYLDGRGYLEVETPTLHNIPGGAAARPFITHHNALDMELYMRIAIELHLKRLIVGGIEKVYEIGRVYRNEGISTRHNPEFTMLELYEAFADFHDIMDLTEQLITHVAREVLGSETLSYGEHTVELGKPWARKHMVDLVKEHTGIDFWQGVSDEEARSLAREHGVELKPGMTFGHIVNEFFEQKVEEKLIQPTFVYGHPVEISPLARKNEEDPRFTDRFELFIVGREHANAFTELNDPLDQRERFEAQVREKSQGNDEAHPMDEDFLEALEYGMPPTGGLGIGIDRLVMLLTDSASIRDVLLFPTLREQG; encoded by the coding sequence ATGGTGATCATGAATCAAGAAGAAGAGTTGAACGAACTGCTTCAGGTGCGACGGGACAAGCTGAATATCCTGCGGGAGCGGGGGATTGATCCCTTCGGCCGCAAATTTGAACGGACCGATACCGCCCGGGGGATCCTCGATGCTTTTGATGCCTTGAGCAAAGAGGAGATCGAGGAGAAGCAGCAGGCGGTGGTGATCGCCGGCCGGCTGGTGGCCAAGCGGAAACAGGGAAAAGCCTCCTTTGCCCATCTGCAGGATCAGACCGGGCGCATCCAGATCTATGTCCGGAAGGACGAGGTGGGAGAAGAGGATTATGAAACCTTCTCCACCGCCGATCTGGGGGACTGGCTGGGCATCTCCGGCATCGTTTTCAAGACCAACCGGGGGGAGACCAGCGTCAAGGCGGCGGAACTCACCTTTCTCAGCAAATCCCTGCGGCCGCTGCCGGAAAAGTTCCACGGGTTGAAAGATGTGGAACTTCGTTACCGCAAACGTTATCTCGATCTGATCATGAACCCGGAAGTGAAAAACACCTTTATCACCCGCAGCCGCATAATCAGTACCATCCGGCGGTATCTGGACGGCCGGGGCTATCTGGAAGTGGAGACGCCCACCCTGCACAACATCCCCGGCGGTGCGGCAGCCCGTCCCTTTATCACCCATCACAACGCCCTGGACATGGAACTGTATATGCGGATCGCCATCGAGCTCCATCTGAAGCGGCTGATCGTCGGCGGGATTGAGAAGGTGTACGAGATCGGCCGGGTCTACCGCAACGAAGGCATCTCCACCCGGCATAACCCGGAGTTTACGATGCTGGAGCTGTATGAAGCCTTTGCCGACTTCCACGACATCATGGATCTGACGGAGCAGTTGATCACCCATGTGGCCCGGGAAGTGCTGGGGAGTGAAACCCTCAGCTACGGGGAACACACCGTTGAACTGGGCAAGCCCTGGGCCCGCAAACACATGGTGGATCTGGTGAAGGAACACACCGGCATCGATTTTTGGCAGGGAGTGAGCGATGAGGAAGCCCGTTCCCTGGCCCGGGAGCATGGAGTGGAACTGAAGCCGGGCATGACCTTCGGCCATATTGTCAATGAGTTCTTTGAGCAGAAAGTGGAGGAGAAGCTGATCCAGCCCACCTTTGTCTACGGGCATCCGGTGGAGATCTCCCCCCTCGCCCGCAAGAACGAAGAGGATCCGCGGTTCACCGACCGCTTTGAGCTCTTCATCGTCGGCCGGGAGCATGCCAACGCCTTCACCGAGCTGAATGACCCCCTCGACCAGCGGGAGCGCTTTGAAGCCCAGGTCCGGGAAAAATCCCAGGGCAACGACGAAGCCCATCCCATGGACGAAGATTTCCTGGAAGCTCTGGAATACGGCATGCCCCCCACCGGCGGTCTCGGCATCGGTATCGACCGCCTGGTGATGCTCCTTACCGACAGTGCCTCCATCCGCGACGTCCTCCTGTTCCCCACCTTGCGGGAGCAGGGATGA
- a CDS encoding YIP1 family protein, with the protein MSKPWISIWLRTRETIRESLSETPRLTKMVLVALFGIVFGYDMAVSQELGDKYSLGLILWGSPLTGILNAFIYWLVISWLVYWIGSRLFNGDGDWEETRTAMAWAGVPFIAKLILWIPQWLLFGKDNFTTETPLLDTSVGLSVLFWLFGLLDLILTIWYFVVLSKSIGEVHGISSILGFGIVMLSYLAVILVLVMISLVTFGLLMG; encoded by the coding sequence ATGTCCAAACCCTGGATTTCGATCTGGCTGCGAACCCGGGAGACGATTCGGGAATCGCTATCGGAAACACCTCGCCTGACAAAGATGGTCTTGGTCGCATTGTTCGGGATTGTTTTCGGATATGACATGGCAGTATCACAGGAACTGGGGGACAAGTATTCCTTGGGACTGATCCTGTGGGGATCTCCCTTGACCGGGATCCTCAATGCTTTTATCTACTGGCTGGTGATCAGCTGGCTTGTCTATTGGATCGGAAGTCGGCTGTTCAACGGGGACGGGGATTGGGAGGAAACACGGACAGCCATGGCTTGGGCCGGAGTCCCCTTCATTGCAAAATTGATTCTCTGGATTCCGCAATGGCTTCTGTTCGGCAAGGACAACTTTACAACCGAAACGCCTTTACTGGACACCTCGGTGGGATTGTCCGTCCTGTTTTGGCTGTTCGGATTGCTGGATCTGATCCTGACCATCTGGTATTTTGTCGTGCTGTCCAAAAGCATCGGCGAGGTGCACGGGATCTCTTCTATACTGGGTTTTGGAATTGTGATGCTCAGTTATTTGGCGGTGATCCTGGTGTTGGTGATGATCAGTCTGGTCACCTTCGGCTTATTGATGGGCTAG
- the folK gene encoding 2-amino-4-hydroxy-6-hydroxymethyldihydropteridine diphosphokinase produces the protein MSQAMTAHLGLGSNLGDRRLQLEEALRRLHRREGIQLTRLSSLYETAPVGFLDQPPFLNLCAEIRTTLSPAVLLRTLLQVEQELHRVRRVRWGPRTIDVDLLLYGDRILREERLTVPHPRMTERPFVLIPLAEIAGEIPVPGTGKTVHQWRAEMGTPEDVVPLPNPLTLEQVTT, from the coding sequence ATGAGCCAAGCAATGACCGCCCACCTCGGTCTGGGGAGCAACCTGGGAGACCGCCGGCTCCAGCTGGAGGAGGCGCTCCGCCGCTTGCACCGGCGGGAGGGGATTCAACTCACCCGGCTCTCTTCGCTGTATGAGACGGCACCGGTGGGCTTCCTCGATCAGCCCCCTTTTCTCAATCTGTGTGCGGAAATCCGGACGACATTATCCCCGGCGGTCCTCCTCCGAACCCTGTTGCAGGTGGAACAGGAACTGCACCGGGTGCGCAGGGTGCGATGGGGTCCGCGCACCATCGATGTGGATTTGCTCCTGTACGGCGACCGGATCCTCCGGGAAGAGCGGCTGACCGTTCCCCATCCCCGCATGACGGAGCGGCCTTTTGTCCTGATCCCCTTGGCCGAGATCGCTGGAGAAATCCCTGTTCCCGGAACGGGAAAAACCGTCCATCAGTGGCGGGCGGAGATGGGAACCCCCGAGGATGTGGTCCCCCTCCCCAACCCGCTCACCCTGGAGCAAGTGACGACCTAG
- a CDS encoding glycerophosphodiester phosphodiesterase — MKVDWKVWLSGVTAAGLVVAGLTTGSVVAAKKKEVLNVAHRGASAYAPEHTLPSYKLGDKMKGDYIEIDLQMTQDGHLICMHDETLDRTTNGSGQVKDHTLAEIKKLDAGSWFNEKYPQYAKPEYAGQQVPTLDEVLEHFGPNKKYYIETKAPHVYPGMEEKLLDTLERHRLLRKNSLRKGHVLIQSFSQESLLKVHRLNPDIPLVQLLSYPSPATITDEELAAVKSYAIGVGPNFQMIDREFVQKVRKHGLDIHPYTVNSKEDMKKLIDWGVTGMFTNHPDRLREVLKGR; from the coding sequence ATGAAAGTTGATTGGAAGGTTTGGTTGTCGGGAGTGACCGCGGCGGGGCTGGTGGTGGCCGGGTTGACGACAGGTTCAGTTGTGGCCGCCAAGAAGAAGGAGGTGCTCAATGTGGCCCACCGGGGGGCTTCCGCCTATGCCCCGGAGCATACTCTTCCCTCCTATAAGTTGGGTGACAAGATGAAAGGGGATTACATTGAGATTGATCTGCAGATGACCCAGGACGGCCACCTGATCTGCATGCACGATGAGACGCTGGATCGAACCACCAACGGAAGCGGTCAGGTGAAGGATCACACCCTGGCAGAGATCAAGAAGTTGGATGCAGGCTCCTGGTTCAACGAAAAGTATCCCCAGTATGCCAAGCCGGAGTATGCAGGTCAGCAGGTGCCCACCCTGGATGAAGTGCTGGAGCACTTCGGTCCCAATAAAAAATACTACATCGAAACGAAGGCGCCCCATGTGTATCCGGGGATGGAAGAGAAGCTGCTCGACACTCTGGAGCGGCATCGGTTGTTGCGGAAGAATTCCCTGCGCAAAGGTCATGTGCTGATCCAGTCCTTCAGTCAGGAGAGTCTTTTGAAGGTGCATCGGTTGAATCCGGACATCCCCCTGGTCCAGCTTCTCTCCTATCCATCGCCGGCCACCATCACCGATGAAGAGCTGGCAGCCGTCAAATCCTATGCCATCGGTGTCGGGCCCAACTTTCAGATGATCGATCGGGAGTTTGTGCAGAAGGTACGAAAACATGGTTTGGACATTCATCCCTATACCGTCAACAGCAAGGAAGATATGAAAAAGCTGATCGACTGGGGGGTCACCGGGATGTTCACCAACCATCCCGACCGGCTGCGGGAAGTGCTGAAAGGCCGGTAA
- the hslO gene encoding Hsp33 family molecular chaperone HslO: MTAVKDYAIRGTAYQGYVRAFACVTTGMMNKMQKRHQTWPVASAALGRTVSAGAMMGMMLKNDSDKMTIQIRGDGPLGQILVDVDAGGRIRGYVQNPAVDLPNNAQGKLNVGGGVGQGTLNVVKDLGLKDPYRGSVNLVSGELGDDFTYYLTASEQIPSSVGVGVLVAPDGGILHSGGFIVQLMPGAEERLIDELEQRIRHLPSVTQLMEKGDRPEDLLRRILGDSLKITDRQPLTFRCHCSRERIDNTLRSLGKEELHRLIEEQGAAEVICHFCNEVYRVPKSDLEKLLQEAQ, encoded by the coding sequence ATGACCGCAGTAAAGGATTACGCCATCCGGGGAACCGCATATCAAGGGTATGTGCGGGCTTTTGCCTGTGTGACCACCGGGATGATGAATAAGATGCAGAAGCGCCATCAAACCTGGCCCGTCGCCAGCGCCGCCTTGGGACGGACGGTGTCGGCGGGAGCGATGATGGGCATGATGCTGAAAAATGACTCAGACAAAATGACGATCCAGATCCGGGGGGACGGTCCCTTGGGCCAGATCCTCGTCGATGTGGACGCCGGGGGAAGGATCCGGGGCTACGTGCAAAATCCGGCGGTGGATCTGCCCAACAATGCCCAGGGAAAGTTGAACGTGGGCGGTGGCGTGGGCCAAGGAACCCTGAATGTGGTGAAAGATCTGGGCCTGAAGGACCCCTATCGGGGGAGCGTCAACTTGGTCTCCGGAGAGCTGGGGGATGATTTCACCTATTACCTGACCGCCTCGGAACAGATCCCCTCCTCTGTGGGAGTGGGGGTGCTGGTGGCCCCTGATGGGGGGATCCTCCATTCCGGCGGTTTTATCGTCCAGCTGATGCCCGGCGCCGAAGAGCGGTTGATCGATGAATTGGAACAACGGATCCGGCACCTCCCTTCGGTCACCCAGCTGATGGAAAAAGGGGACCGTCCCGAGGATCTCCTCCGCCGGATCTTGGGGGACAGCCTGAAGATCACCGACCGGCAACCCCTCACCTTCCGTTGCCACTGTTCCCGGGAGCGGATCGACAACACATTGCGCAGTCTGGGAAAAGAAGAATTGCACCGATTGATCGAGGAGCAGGGAGCGGCGGAAGTGATCTGCCATTTTTGCAATGAAGTTTACCGGGTGCCAAAGTCGGATCTGGAAAAGCTGTTGCAAGAGGCGCAATGA
- the folB gene encoding dihydroneopterin aldolase has product MDKIFFDGMSFYAYHGVFPEENRLGQRFLVDLELGLHFKAAAETDDLRQTVNYAEVYEAVKAEVEGESHALLETLAERIADRLLTGFPLEEVKVRVTKPDPPIPGHYRSVGVEIRRRQAR; this is encoded by the coding sequence ATGGACAAGATCTTTTTCGACGGAATGTCTTTTTATGCCTATCATGGTGTATTCCCCGAGGAGAACCGGCTGGGACAGCGGTTTCTCGTCGATCTGGAGCTGGGTCTTCACTTCAAGGCAGCGGCAGAGACGGATGATCTCCGGCAAACGGTGAACTACGCCGAGGTGTATGAGGCGGTGAAGGCGGAGGTGGAGGGGGAATCCCATGCCTTGCTGGAAACGCTGGCGGAACGGATCGCCGATCGTTTGTTGACCGGGTTTCCGCTGGAAGAGGTGAAAGTCCGGGTCACCAAACCGGATCCGCCGATCCCGGGTCACTACCGGTCGGTCGGGGTGGAGATCCGGCGGAGACAAGCCCGATGA
- the lepB gene encoding signal peptidase I, whose protein sequence is MKKVFIISLATIAFLVAGVLVFFQHFFIYEVDGNSMNPTLKNRESVLSREFALKDIERGDIIGFAPSDFAEDEFLKRVVGLPGDTVEIKNEQVLVNGKKAPYPINAKGAPDFGPVHVKKDRLFVLGDLLSVSEDSRDFGVISYEQVRGVLVFK, encoded by the coding sequence TTGAAGAAGGTTTTTATCATCTCTTTGGCAACAATCGCCTTCTTGGTCGCAGGCGTTCTTGTTTTTTTTCAGCATTTTTTTATTTACGAAGTGGATGGCAACAGTATGAACCCCACACTCAAAAATCGTGAATCGGTGCTCAGTCGGGAATTCGCACTGAAAGATATTGAACGGGGAGATATTATCGGTTTCGCCCCTTCCGACTTTGCGGAGGACGAATTTTTGAAACGGGTGGTGGGACTTCCGGGGGATACCGTGGAAATCAAAAACGAACAGGTCCTCGTCAATGGGAAGAAAGCTCCGTACCCCATCAACGCCAAAGGGGCCCCCGATTTTGGTCCGGTCCATGTGAAAAAGGATCGTTTGTTTGTGTTGGGTGATCTTCTGTCTGTGAGTGAAGACAGCCGGGATTTTGGAGTGATTTCATACGAACAGGTTAGAGGCGTATTGGTGTTTAAGTGA
- the folP gene encoding dihydropteroate synthase, with translation MTQTTLNPFRPIQAGAYTLPTDRRTVVMGILNITPDSFSDGGKFNRLEQAVNRARQLAADGADIIDVGGESTRPGYTPVSPEEELRRVIPVIRELSQTIDVPISIDTTKAVVARRAVEAGAHVINDVWGFKKDPDMARTAAELDVPVILMHNREMARYDSLMDEICRDLMECVASARRAGVKEERIILDPGIGFGKTHEQNLTVMNHLERIVELGYPVLLGTSRKSLVGRTLDLPVEERVEGTGATVTLGIAKGCRIVRVHDVKEMVRVCRMTDAMVNASGGGEL, from the coding sequence ATGACACAAACGACGCTGAATCCCTTCCGGCCGATCCAGGCCGGTGCCTATACGTTGCCCACAGACCGACGCACTGTGGTGATGGGGATTCTCAATATCACCCCGGATTCCTTTTCCGACGGAGGAAAGTTCAACCGGCTGGAGCAGGCGGTGAACCGCGCCCGGCAATTGGCGGCCGACGGTGCCGACATCATCGATGTGGGAGGCGAATCCACCCGGCCGGGGTACACCCCCGTCTCCCCGGAGGAGGAGTTGCGACGGGTGATTCCCGTCATCCGCGAACTGTCCCAAACCATCGACGTTCCCATCTCCATCGACACCACCAAAGCAGTGGTGGCCCGCCGGGCGGTGGAAGCGGGTGCACATGTGATCAACGATGTGTGGGGATTCAAAAAGGATCCCGACATGGCCCGAACCGCGGCGGAGCTGGACGTGCCGGTGATCCTGATGCACAATCGGGAGATGGCCCGTTATGATTCCCTGATGGACGAGATCTGTCGCGACCTGATGGAATGCGTGGCCAGCGCCCGGAGGGCGGGAGTGAAAGAGGAGCGAATCATCCTCGATCCGGGGATCGGCTTTGGCAAGACCCACGAGCAGAACCTGACGGTGATGAACCACCTGGAGCGGATTGTGGAACTGGGCTATCCGGTTCTCCTCGGCACTTCCCGCAAGTCCCTGGTCGGCCGCACCCTGGACCTGCCGGTGGAGGAGCGGGTGGAAGGCACCGGAGCCACGGTCACATTGGGGATCGCCAAGGGCTGCCGGATTGTGCGTGTCCATGATGTGAAAGAGATGGTCCGGGTCTGCCGCATGACCGATGCCATGGTGAACGCTTCCGGTGGAGGGGAGCTTTGA
- the cysK gene encoding cysteine synthase A yields MRAANSITDLIGETPVVKLNRIVGKSDADIYLKLEYFNPGSSVKDRIALSMIEDAEERGELKPGDTILEPTSGNTGIGLAMVAAAKGYRAILVMPDTMSMERRNLLRAYGAELVLTPGAEGMKGAIAKAEELAAARPDVFMPQQFNNPANVKIHAETTGPELLKQMDGKIDAFVAGVGTGGTITGAGRVLKEQIPGIHIAAVEPTASPVLSGGEPSPHKIQGIGAGFVPEILDREIYDEVITVDNEEAFQWARRLAREEGILGGISSGAAVAASMKVARRLGEGKRVVTVIPSNGERYLTTQLYQFEE; encoded by the coding sequence ATGCGCGCTGCCAACAGCATTACCGATCTCATCGGGGAAACGCCCGTTGTGAAGTTGAATCGCATCGTGGGCAAGTCAGATGCCGACATCTATCTGAAACTGGAGTATTTTAACCCGGGGAGCAGTGTGAAAGACCGGATCGCCCTCAGCATGATTGAAGACGCGGAGGAACGGGGGGAATTGAAACCCGGGGATACGATTCTGGAGCCCACCAGCGGGAACACGGGAATCGGGCTGGCCATGGTGGCTGCAGCCAAGGGGTATCGGGCGATTCTGGTGATGCCGGATACCATGAGTATGGAACGGCGCAACCTCCTGCGGGCCTATGGAGCGGAACTGGTGCTCACACCCGGGGCGGAAGGGATGAAGGGAGCCATCGCCAAAGCGGAAGAGCTGGCCGCCGCCCGCCCGGATGTGTTCATGCCCCAACAGTTCAACAACCCGGCCAACGTGAAAATTCATGCAGAGACCACCGGACCGGAGCTGCTGAAGCAGATGGACGGCAAGATTGACGCCTTTGTGGCCGGGGTGGGCACCGGCGGAACCATCACCGGTGCCGGGCGGGTCCTGAAGGAGCAGATCCCCGGCATCCATATCGCCGCCGTGGAACCCACCGCCTCTCCCGTTCTCTCCGGCGGGGAACCAAGTCCCCACAAGATCCAGGGGATTGGAGCCGGGTTTGTTCCTGAGATTCTGGACCGGGAAATCTACGATGAAGTGATCACCGTCGACAATGAAGAAGCTTTTCAATGGGCCCGCCGCCTCGCCCGGGAAGAAGGGATCCTGGGGGGGATCTCCTCCGGCGCCGCCGTCGCCGCCTCCATGAAGGTGGCCCGCCGGCTCGGGGAAGGCAAACGGGTGGTGACCGTCATCCCCAGCAACGGGGAACGCTACTTGACCACTCAGCTGTATCAATTTGAAGAGTGA
- a CDS encoding type III pantothenate kinase, with protein sequence MLLAMDVGNTNIVFGIYRGDELLYHWRVQTDKQSTEDEYGMRLKNLFGHVGIRLEEIDGIIICSVVPPLTHVLKLLTRKYFQVQPLIVGPGVKTGLNIQYENPREVGTDRIVNAVAAIGRFGAPVIVVDFGTATTFCFINEAGHYVGGAITPGITISTEALYQRASQLTRVEIVNPGSVIGRNTIKAVQAGVYYGYVGAVDGIVTRMKALMKKQPTVVATGGLAELICAETRTIDVVDPLLTLKGLKMIYERNQS encoded by the coding sequence ATGCTCCTGGCAATGGACGTCGGTAACACAAACATCGTTTTCGGCATATACAGAGGAGATGAACTGCTGTATCATTGGCGGGTCCAAACGGATAAGCAGTCCACGGAAGATGAGTACGGCATGCGCCTGAAAAATTTGTTTGGACATGTGGGGATCCGGTTGGAGGAGATCGACGGAATCATCATCTGTTCCGTCGTCCCCCCGCTCACCCATGTCCTGAAATTGCTCACCCGAAAATATTTTCAGGTACAGCCGTTGATCGTCGGGCCCGGGGTGAAGACGGGACTCAACATCCAGTATGAAAACCCCCGGGAGGTGGGGACCGACCGCATCGTCAACGCCGTTGCCGCCATCGGGCGGTTCGGGGCCCCGGTGATCGTGGTCGATTTCGGGACGGCGACCACCTTCTGTTTTATCAATGAGGCGGGCCACTATGTCGGCGGGGCGATCACCCCGGGGATCACCATCTCCACAGAGGCCTTGTACCAGCGGGCTTCCCAGCTGACCCGGGTGGAAATCGTCAATCCCGGGAGCGTGATCGGACGAAACACCATCAAGGCGGTTCAGGCCGGGGTCTACTACGGCTATGTGGGAGCGGTGGATGGGATTGTCACCCGGATGAAAGCCTTGATGAAGAAACAGCCGACCGTGGTCGCCACCGGGGGATTGGCAGAACTGATCTGCGCAGAGACCCGCACCATCGATGTGGTGGATCCTCTGCTCACATTGAAGGGATTGAAAATGATCTACGAACGGAATCAAAGTTGA
- the dusB gene encoding tRNA dihydrouridine synthase DusB: MKLNIGSVETENNVVLAPMAGVCNPAFRLIAREFGTGLVCAEMVSDKAILHGNARTKKMLLVDEREKPLSLQIFGGDKETLVEAARVVDKQTNADIIDINMGCPVPKVIKCDAGARWLLDPNKIEEMVSAVVEAVDKPVTVKMRTGWDENHIYAVENAKALERAGAQAVSLHGRTRQQMYTGKADWDIIRQVKEAVKIPVIGNGDVQTPQDAKRMLDTTGCDGVMIGRAALGNPWMLYRTIHYLSTGELLPEPTPKEKVEIALLHMDRLIALRGEEVAVREMRKHASWYLRGMRGAARIKDQVNEQTTREGMAQVLTGFVEQSEERSKKQPA; the protein is encoded by the coding sequence ATGAAGCTGAACATCGGATCGGTGGAGACGGAGAACAATGTGGTGTTGGCCCCGATGGCCGGCGTCTGCAACCCGGCATTCCGCCTGATCGCCCGCGAGTTCGGCACCGGCCTCGTCTGTGCGGAGATGGTGAGCGACAAGGCGATCCTGCACGGAAACGCCCGGACGAAAAAGATGCTGCTGGTGGACGAGCGGGAGAAGCCCCTCTCCCTCCAGATCTTCGGCGGGGATAAGGAAACTCTGGTGGAAGCGGCCCGGGTGGTGGACAAACAGACCAATGCCGACATCATCGACATCAACATGGGTTGTCCCGTGCCCAAGGTGATCAAGTGCGATGCCGGTGCCCGCTGGCTTCTGGATCCCAACAAGATCGAGGAGATGGTTTCCGCAGTGGTGGAAGCCGTCGACAAACCGGTGACGGTGAAGATGCGCACCGGCTGGGATGAAAACCATATCTACGCTGTGGAGAATGCCAAGGCTCTGGAACGGGCCGGGGCCCAGGCCGTCTCCCTTCACGGGCGCACCCGGCAACAGATGTACACCGGGAAAGCCGACTGGGACATCATCCGGCAAGTGAAAGAAGCGGTGAAGATCCCCGTGATCGGCAACGGGGATGTCCAGACTCCCCAGGATGCGAAACGGATGCTGGATACCACCGGTTGCGACGGAGTGATGATCGGCCGGGCCGCTCTGGGCAACCCCTGGATGCTGTACCGGACCATCCATTACCTGTCCACCGGGGAATTGCTTCCCGAACCCACTCCGAAGGAGAAAGTGGAGATCGCCCTCTTGCACATGGACCGGCTGATCGCTCTCCGCGGGGAAGAAGTGGCCGTCCGGGAGATGCGCAAACATGCTTCCTGGTACCTGCGGGGGATGCGGGGGGCCGCCCGGATCAAGGATCAGGTGAACGAACAGACCACCCGGGAAGGGATGGCCCAGGTCCTGACCGGGTTTGTGGAGCAGTCGGAAGAGCGTTCCAAGAAGCAACCCGCCTGA
- a CDS encoding glycerophosphodiester phosphodiesterase — protein sequence MRRHRHWLQVGLVLLVLVPALAGTGMVEEATARDKVWNIAHRGASGHAPESTLPAYQLARRMGADWVELDLHLTRDGHLVVIHDETLDRTTDGTGPVRNYTLAQLKRLDAGSWFGKRHPRKWHPDFQGLRIPTLEEVLRLKKGKIRFSIEIKPESAGPELEGKLIRTLEKHRLLPGKGETPRVMIVSFDRASLNRVHRLMPRVPLIQLFHYREAGYFSPRTLRHIAAYADGIGYDHRRVSREDVRRAHRHGLMIHPYTVNRPRDMRRLIRWGVDGIVTNYPDRLNRVLRQG from the coding sequence ATGAGGAGGCACCGCCACTGGTTGCAGGTGGGGCTGGTGCTGTTGGTCTTGGTGCCGGCTTTGGCGGGGACCGGGATGGTGGAGGAGGCGACTGCGAGGGACAAGGTGTGGAATATCGCCCACCGGGGGGCCTCGGGACATGCGCCGGAGTCGACGCTTCCCGCCTATCAACTGGCCCGGCGGATGGGGGCGGATTGGGTGGAGTTGGATCTGCATCTGACCCGGGACGGGCACTTGGTGGTGATCCATGATGAGACGTTGGATCGGACCACCGACGGAACCGGGCCGGTACGGAATTATACATTGGCACAGCTGAAACGGCTGGATGCCGGTTCTTGGTTCGGGAAAAGGCACCCCCGGAAATGGCACCCGGATTTTCAGGGGCTTCGCATCCCCACCCTGGAAGAGGTTCTCCGGCTGAAGAAGGGCAAGATCCGTTTCAGCATCGAGATCAAACCGGAATCCGCCGGACCGGAGTTGGAGGGGAAACTGATCCGCACTTTGGAGAAGCACCGTCTTCTGCCCGGAAAGGGGGAGACGCCCCGGGTGATGATCGTCTCCTTTGACCGGGCCAGCCTGAACCGGGTCCATCGGTTGATGCCCCGGGTTCCGCTGATCCAGCTGTTTCATTATCGGGAAGCCGGCTACTTCTCCCCCCGAACCCTTCGCCATATCGCCGCCTATGCCGACGGAATCGGCTATGACCACCGGCGGGTGAGTCGGGAGGACGTCCGCCGCGCCCATCGCCACGGACTGATGATCCATCCCTACACCGTCAACCGCCCCCGGGACATGCGCCGGCTGATCCGCTGGGGTGTCGACGGAATCGTGACCAACTACCCGGACCGGTTGAACAGGGTCTTGCGCCAGGGATAA